Genomic DNA from Desulfocurvus vexinensis DSM 17965:
GACCCGACGCGGACTTGCCGGGCAGGTCGATCTGGGTCACGTCGCCGGTGACCACGGCGCGCGAGCCGAAGCCCAGGCGCGTGAGGAACATTTTCATCTGCTCGGGGGTGGTGTTCTGGGCCTCGTCGAGGATGATGAAGGCGTCGTTAAGCGTGCGCCCGCGCATGAAGGCCAGGGGCGCGATCTCGATGACCCCGGTCTCCAGCATCTCCTGGACCTTGGCGAAGTCCAGCATGTCGTGCAGGGCGTCGTAGAGCGGGCGCAGGTAGGGGTTGACCTTCTCCACCATGTCGCCGGGCAGAAAGCCGAGCTTCTCCCCGGCCTCCACCGCCGGGCGGGTGAGCACGATGCGCTTGACCTCGCGCCCCAGCAGGCACGACACGGCCAGGGCCACGGCGAGGTAGGTCTTGCCCGTGCCTGCCGGGCCGATGCCGAAGGTCAGGTCGTTCTCGCGAATGGCCTGCATGTAGTCGCGCTGGCCCAGGGTCTTGGGGCTCACGCGGCGCTTGGGCGAGGCCGCGAAGACCTCGGAGCTGAAGACCTCGCCGAGCTGCGCCGAGGGCTCGCGCTCGAGCACGCCCAGGGCCAGGTCCACATCGCGCGGAAACACGGGCCGCCCGGCCTTGACCTGGGCGTAGAGCTGCACCAGCAGGTTGGCGGCGCGGTTCACGCCGTCTTCGGTGCCGTGCAGATGCACGCGGTTGCCCCGCGAGGACACGCCCACGCCGCAGCCCCTGGCCACGGCGGCCAGGTTCGCCTCCTGGGCGCCGAACAGCTCGCGCGCCAGATCGCAGTCCTCGAATTCCAGGGACCGTTCGTGGCAGGATGCCTTGGCCATGCAACCCCCGGTTTGGCCCTTGCGGGCCCCTTGTGCATACGCCTTGTGCCGGGCGGCGTCCATGGGGCCGCAACCCGCGCCGGGCGTATGGATTGTCGTTTTGCCCTTGCGGGCCGGGCCTTGCCTGGAGCCGCCCTTGCGGGCCAGGGGCGGGCTCACGGCCCGTCCTCGGCCAGCCGCGCCTCCAGGTCCGGGTCGGGGTCCACGGCCAGGGTCCGCTCCAGGCGGTCCACCGTGACCTTGCCCGGCCCGCCGCCGGAAACGGCGCGCACATGGCGCACCTGGGCGCAGAGCACCTCGGCCCGGGCTCCGGCGGCATGGCTGCGCAGGGCCGCCAGCCCGGCGGCCTCGGCCAGGCTCGTCTCGGGCACGGGCTGGTCGGGAAACTCGCGGCGCAGGATGACGTGCGCCCCGGGCCCGTGGGCCGCGTGGAACCACAGGTCGAAGGGGCTGGCCAGCTTGCGCAGGTCGTGGTTGGCCCGCGCGCTCTTGCCGCGCAGGACCACGAAGCCGTCGCTGGTGCGAAAACGCGCCACCCCCGGCACGGCCCCGGCGGGGCGGCGCACGGCGTGGCGCTCGGCCTTGCGGGGGGCGTCGTCGCCGCCCCTGCGCTCCGGGGGCAGCTCCCCGCGCTCTGCTGCGGCCAGCTCCGCGCGCAATTGCCCCTCGCGCCCGGTCAGAAATTCCAGCCCCCGCCGCCCCTTGGCCGCCAGCCGGAACAGGCGCTCCATGTTCTCCAGCAGGGTCAGCCGCCGGTCCAGGGCGATGCGCCGGGTGCCGCCGTCGGCCTGGGGGGCGTCCAGATAAGGGCGTTTGTCGTGCTTGTCAAATTGGTAGAGCACCGCGCGCAGGGCCTCGGCCTCGGCGCCGCGGGCCACCAGACCCTCCAGGCGCGCGCGGTCGGCCTCCAGGGCGCCCAGGGCGCGGCGCGCGCGGGCCAGGGCCGCGTCCTGGCGCTTGTGCGCGGCGGCCTCGGCCAGGGCCGTGAGGTGCGGGAACAGCGTCGCCTGCCCGAAGAACCCGGCGGCGTCGAGCACGTCGTCGAACCCGTGCTCCGCCAGCCCCGCGCGCAGCTGTGGGGGCAGGCGCCAGGCCAGCAGCCGGGGCCGCGCCGCACCAGCCGCGCCGCCCCCGCCCGCCGCGTCGTCCGCCTGGGGCAGGTAGGCAAAAAACCGCGCGCAGCCGCCCCGGCGCACGGCGTCCAGCACGGCCTGGTCGCGCCCCGGGGGCGAGGCCGCCAGCAGGCGGCGCAGGTCGCGGGTGATCTGCGGGTGGGCACGCCAGACCTCGCGGTCGTCGCGCACCTGGGCGGCGTCCGGCCAGGAGGGTTCGACGCCGAAGCCCGGGGGCAGCACGTCGGCCAGGTCCGGCTCGCCCCCCGGCCCGAGGACCAGCCAGCGCCCCGGCCCGGGCGACAGCTCCAGGGCCAGCAGCCGCGCGGGCCAGTCCATGGTCCAGGCCGTCAGGCGGCGGCCCGTGAGGCGCTTGCGCAGCCACATGCAGCGCGCCGAGGGCTCGGCGGGGTTCTCGGGCTTGTGGGTGCAGGCCAGCAGCAGCCCTGCGGCGCCGCCCGTGCGCAGCAGCACATACGGCGCGCCCCCGGCGGCCTGGAGGGTCAGGGTCCAGACGCCGGGGGCGGGGCTGTGGAGCTTCTCGAGGCGCCGGCCCACGAGCGTGGGGCCCAGGGCGGCGGCGAGACAGCGGAACAGGTTGGCTTCCATACGGGCGGCCTACTCGCCGCGCACCTGCTCCTCCTCCTCCTGACGGCTCTTGCAGTTGATGCACAGCGTGGTCACCGGGCGGGCCTTGAGGCGTTCCACCGAGATGTCCTCGCCGCACTCCTCGCAGATGCCGAAGGAACCGTCGTCGATGCGGTGCAGGGTCTGCTGGATCTTCTTGATCAGCTTGCGCTCGCGGTCGCGCAGGCGCAGCGTGAAGGAGCGGTCGGACTCGGCGGTGGCGCGGTCGGCGGGATCGGCGTAGACCTCGGGCGACTCGACCATATCCTCGATGGTTTCCTCGCCCTTGCGCAGGATCTCATCGAGCATCTGATTCAGGTACTTGCGGAAGAATTCGATATCCTTTGCGTCCATGGCGGATCCTCCGGGTGGGTGCCTGCCAGAGGCGGCGTGCATGCTGTCGGGGAAGGGGTCTTCTTACTTCATCTTCTCTTGAAAAGTAAACCCCTGCGTATTAGCGTGGCAGGCTCGGCGGTTACGGCCCGGGAGCCGGGCCATTCCGGCGAAGGCCACGGGAGGGCGCATGGACGAGGATACGGCAATCCGGCGGCGGGACCAGGGCGCCGCGACCCAGGCCGCGCTGCTGCGCGCCGTGCTGGACGCGGCCCTGGCCGAGCCCGACCGGCCCGTGCTGCGCGCGGCCCTGGGCGCGGCCATGGCTGGCGTGGAGCTGGGCGGCCCCGGCGCGCCCCGGGCGGGCGTGGCCTCGCGCATCGACGCCGACCCCGGCGCCGGGGCGCCCCGGGTTCCGGAGTCGGCCCACGCCCTGGCGGCCTGGCTGGCGACGCCCCCACCGCTGACGCCGGGGGCCGCGTCCCTCGGGCTGGCCGCCGTGAACGCCCTGCTGCCCGTGCCCCCTGGCGCCACGCCGGGCAAGGGCCAGGACCTGCTCCTGGCCCTGGGCCGGGGGGCCCGCGTGGTGGTGGTCGGCCATTTCCCCTTCGTGGAGCGCCTGGGCGGGGCCTTCGCGGCCCTTGCCGTGCTGGAGCTGGCCCCGCGCCCGGGCGACCTGCCTGCGGCGCGCGCCGCCGAGGTGCTGCCCGGGGCGGACGTGGTGGCCATCACCGGCACCACCCTGCACAACGGCACCCTGGGCGGGCTGCTCGCCCTGTGCCGCCCCGGGGCGCGGGTGGTGCTGCTGGGCCCAAGCGCCCCCCTGGCCCCGGCCCTGCTGGGCCTGGGCATCGACGCCCTGGCCGGGGCCGTGGCCCGCGACCCGCGCGCCGTGCTGGACGGCGTGGCCCGCAGCCTGCCCATGCGCCGCCTGGAGGGCATGGACGCCGTGGTCCTGGCCCGGGAGAATTTTTTTGGCCTTTCGAGTTGACAGGGGCAGCCGACGCGGATAGAAGGTCTCTCGCTTCACGACGCACCCCTGAGCGGGAGTAACTCAGTGGTAGAGTGCAACCTTGCCAAGGTTGAAGTCGCGAGTTCAAATCTCGTCTCCCGCTCCACAAGGCACCCACTGCGCCGCCCCCTCCGGGCGGCGTCTTTTTTTGGTGCGCCCAACCCGGGCGGACCGTTGGCAAAAGCATGAGGGCAGCAAGGCCAGCCCGGGCGGGTGCCTGCGGCCCTCCCCCACGACGGGCCGCGCCAGGGCCGGGGCCTGAACGGCACAACCCCGGGCCGGGGGCGGCAGTGTCAGGTGAATACTATCTCTGTACAACTAAGGCAAAGATGGCGAACCTCAATTCTCTCCCTCCGTCTCCCACTCTGAAAAAACTACGACACATCCGCAACACCTTCAACAAGCGGCAAGCAGTGATTCCCCTTCCAAAGGCACGGCCCCTTCATCATCAGCCGAGTGTTGAGGACCCTGAGGCCCTTCCTGATTTGATCGTCCTCAAGTAGCCCTAAAGCAGCCTCGAAGCCAGCAGCAATGAACGCGGTCTGATCATGTCCGCCACTTTTATACTTGTGCCCCCATAGCTTTACTCCGGAGTGGCCTGCGACTTGATCGCCTAATTCTTTTGGTAGTGCATCGATCGGAGAGGACGCAGCATGGAATGAAATGGCCAACGGAATATTATCGCCGTTGAACACCATGTCCTGTGCAACAGTCAGGACTTCCTGCCTATATATATTGACCCTTGCAATGGTAGGGAGTTTGTACTTGATGCTCTTGTATCCTGCAGGGGATAGACAGCTGCCACCCCAGAAGGACATCTCTGTCTTTCGCCAATCGAGCACGGTTGCATCCAGATAATATCGCAAAAAATGGAGAGTGTCTGCGGCAACCGGAAACCCCATGAATCTTCTGTAAATATCTTTGTAACTGCTATACAGCGATTGGTTGACGGGGCGCTCGCATTTCTCTTGTTGCAAGCCCTGTCCAGCGATCCATGCTTTCCGCCGCGCAGGCTCCACCACCAGGTCCAGATCGGATGCCCCCTGGGGGATGCTGGAGTGTTCAATGTTGCGAAGCACAAATCCCTGCGCTTCGAGCGTATGGATGATCTCCTCTTCGAGGGGGCGCCGCCGCTCCTGTGCTTCCAGCACATAGGAGAAATACACGATGTCGTCGTACTTCTTTCTGTGCTGCGAAAAACGTTTGGGGATGTCGCTGCTTTCACCGACATAAAACTCACCGTCAGCAAATCCAAGGATATACAACCCGCAACGGTCTTTGCCTGGGAATAACTGGCCGACGGACCAAGCGTTCTCGACCTGAGTGAAGGCCGAGAAGCCCCATGAGGCTAACACGCTGTAAATAGTCTCCAAGTCCATTATATCAGCCCCCACTCCTAATGCCCCTAGACATCTATCCATACATAATCATACCATATTTTTTCAATATACTCGCGCAGGGCGGAGAACCGCTCCGCCTGGAAAAACTCCGCCATTGTCGTAATGCCCAGCTTCCTTGTGTTGAAAACGACGACGCTCTGCGTCCCCAGTTCGCGGTTATCGTAAATGACAATCGTATATATCCTGGAAAAGTAATCCTTCTTTTCATGGAAGATGGCGTCCGGGCTGTCAGCCGTTGGCGCGAAGTCGTCGATGTCGAACCGGCACAAATCCATGAGCCCGGCCAAACGGCCCGTCTTTTTATCGACGTAGCTCATGTTGAAGTACGGATCATGCACCACCCAGGAATTGCTGTCCTTGTCCAGAACTTCGAGGAATGTGTGCCCGATGAATCTCCCGTCATTATTCAAACACAATCCATGCACAATGCGGGATTCAATGCTAATGTTGAAGAGAATGTTGCGCAGGAAGTAGGCGCGGCTGTCACATTTCAGGAGCGGCCTGGGCCCCTTGCCAGCCAAGAAATCCTCCACCATTGAATACATGACGGAAATCTTGTCCCTGTATTCCACGGCAAAAGCCCTGACAGAACTCTCGTGTATCAATGCCCTGTAGTAGCTGCTCGTCTCCTGGCAGGAACCGGTTTGGGAATCCCTGGCCTTTGCGAGTATCGGACTGTCAAATGTCTTGAAGAAGTCCTTCTCCAGGTAAGTAGCCTGTTCTGCCGCCCTGGCTTGAGTCATTCTTGCTGCCTGGACATACCGATCCCCATCCAGCAGGACATACCCAAGGCCGCCCACGGCAATCAGCACAAAAAGGCAACCAAACAGCCAGGGCAGCGCACTGCCTTGCAGCGTCGGTTCCCGATTGATCTCCGGCATCCTCTGCCCCTTGGCCCGCAGCATTCCCGCAGCGGGCGAGAATCGGTTGACGAGGCGCAGGCGACCGCCCGGCCTTCCGGGCGCTGCCTTGCGCGAAGCCGCCTGTAGCATGGCGCCCCCGCCCTGCCAAGAACCGGGGTTCGCGGCGCGCCCGCCGCCCAAAAAGTGCACCCGCGCCCCACGAAACTCTTGCGCGCGGGGCACCGAACGGATACGGTCCGTTTTCGCACCGAGGGGTTCCGGCGACAGGGGGGATATTGTCCGTTGACAGCGCCAACTCTCTGGACTATAGGCTCAATTCCTCGGCACGGGGCGGCATAGCCAAGTGGTAAGGCAGAGGTCTGCAAAACCTCCATTCTCCGGTTCAAATCCGGATGCCGCCTCCACGATGCGGGAGTAACTCAGTGGTAGAGTGCAACCTTGCCAAGGTTGAAGTCGCGAGTTCAAATCTCGTCTCCCGCTCCACATGACCAGGACGACGCCGGCGCGAGCCGGCGTTTTTTTTGGCCCGGGCCCGGCCCGGAAACGGAGGCACCGTGCAGACCACTGAGCCCATCTCCCTGGACGCGCCCCTGGACGAACTGCTGGACTACGCCGGACGGCGCTTCCAGGTGGCCTTCGAACCGGTGAGCGCGGCGGGCAGGACCCTGGAGGTCCTGCAGATCACCAACATGACCGAGTACGTGGAGCGCATCGCCGAGGCCGCAGCCCCCGGCCAGGGCGTGGAGCTGCCCTTCTGGGCCAAGGTCTGGCCCGCGTCCATGGTCCTGGCGCACCTGGCGGCCTCGCTGCCCGCCCCGCCCGACGCCGAGCTGCTGGAGATCGGGGCCGGGGTGGGCGTGTGCGGGCTGTTCGCCGCCGCTGCCGGGTTGCGCGTCACCATCACCGACATCAACCACGACGCCCTGGTGTTCGCGCGCATCAACGTGCTGCATAACGGGCTGGCCGACCGCACCCGGGTGCAGCGGGCCGACTTTTCCGCGGACCGCCTGGGGCGGCGCTTCGACATCATCGTCGGCGCCGAGGTGCTCTACATCGAGGCGCTGCACCGGGGGCTGGTCAAGTTCCTCGCCGCCCACCTGCACCCCCGCCCGGGGGCCCAGGCCCTGCTGGCCCGCAGCTACGAGCGCCGGGCCATGCGCTTCTTCAAGCTGGCCGAGGAAGACTTCACCATGAGCAACAAGACCGTGGGCTGCAAGGCGACGGACGGCGACGGCGACCCCGAGCGCCACCTGTGCGACATCGTGCGCCTCGTGCCCCGCAAGGTGGTGCCCCGATGATCACGCTGACCCATTGCGAGAAGACCTACGACAAGGACCAGGACAAGGCCGTGGCCCCGGAGGTCACGGTGGCGCGCGTGCGCGAAGCCCTGGGCCGCCACGGCGACGCCATCCTGGCCGAGACCCGGCGCATCGACACCGGGCGCCTGGGCATCCCGGTGTTCTTGTCCGTCACCGGGGCCGGGGCGCGCCGGGTCATGCCCACGCGCAAGCAGATGGGCAAGGGCGCCTCGCCCATCCAGGCCGAGGCTTCGGCGCTGATGGAGCTGGCCGAGCGCTTCAGCTACTTCACCTTCTGGGACCGGCGCGAGGGCTTCACCCAGGCCACCTGGTCCGAGGCCCAGGCCCTGTGGCCGGGGCGGGTCATGCCCCTGGCCGAGGTGCTGCGCGCCACGGGCGACGACCTGGACGAGGCCGACGCCATCCGCGTGCTCGACCTGCACCGCTGGGCCTTCTTCCCGGCGACGAACATCAGCGCCGGGCGCGAAGAGTACGTGCCCCTGGACCTGTTCAAGAAACTCAACGAATTCAACGGCTCAAGCGCCGGAAACACCCCCGAGGAATCCATCTTCCAAGGCGCGGCGGAGCTGGTGGAACGCCATGTGTGCGCCGTGACCGACCGCGCCCGGCCCGAAATGCCGACCATCGACCCGGCCTCGTGCACGGACCCCGTGCTGGCCGGGCTCGTCGAGCGCTTCACGGCCAACGGCATCCGCCTGTGGCTCAAGGACATGACCCTGGGCATGCCCGTGCCCACCGTGGCGGCCCTGGCCTACGACCCCGCGACCTTCCCGGCCACGAGCGAAATCGTCTACACCGCCGGGACGGCCTCCTCGCCGGAAAAGGCGGCCATCCGGGCCCTGACGGAAATCGCCCAGCTCGCCGGGGACTTCGAGACCGGCGCCAACTACGAGGCCTCGGGCCTGCCCAAGTACACCGAGCCCGGGCAGTTCGCCTGGCTGACCCGCGGGCCGCTGGTGCCCCTGTCCAGCCTGCCCTCGGTGGCCGAGCGCGACATCCTGCGCGAACTCAAGGCCCTGACCCGGGGGCTGGACTGCCTGGGGTTCACGCTCTACAGCGTGCCCACGACCTGCGCCGAGCTGGGCCAGCCCGCGCATTACAACTTCGTGCCGGGCTTCCAGTTCCGCGAGCGGACCCCGCGCGCCAGCCTGGGCATGTTCGTGGGCCGCGTGCTGGCCGAAGAGGCGCCCCACGCCGAGGCCGCCGCCGGGCTGGACGCCCTGGAGCGCATCTACCCCGGGGCGCATTTCCTGCCCCTGCACCGCGCCCTGCTGACCCTGCGCGGCGGGGACGCCGAGGCCGCCGCCCCGCTCTTCGCCCGGGCCGAACCCCTGCAGGACAACGACGAGGACCGCGCCCTGGCCGCCTTCTACCAGGCCTACGCCCTGACGCGCGGCGGCGGCTTCGTGGACGCCCTGCCGCATCTGGACCGGGCCGTGGCCCTGTGCCCCGAGGTCAAGGAGTACTTCAACCTGCGCGGGGTGGCCCGCTTCAAGGCCAAGGACTTCGAGGGCGCCGCCCAGGACTTCCGCGCCGCCCTGAACCTGGACAGCGGCTCGGCCATGGACCTGGCCAACCTGGGCCTGTGCCTGAAATTCCTGGGCCAGCGCCAGGAAGCCATACACTGCCTGGGCAGCGCCCTGGAACTGGACCCGTCCCTGGACTTCGCACGCACCCATCTCGAGGAGATCCTGGGTGCCTAACCCGCCGGAAGCCCTGGCAATCGCACCGCCCGCCAGGGCCCGGCTTTTTCCGACGGAACCCATTGACAAAAAAGCCCCGCAGTATTTAGTATCCCCTAACATTTTCGCCGGACACGTCCGGGGGAACTCCTGCGGGAGTTGAGCAGCGGAAGCTGCTTATCCAATAGGAAGCCCGGGTCCGCCCGGGAGCGGCGCCCGGCTTGGCCGCGAGCCGCCCAGGCATCAAACCATCCAAGGAGGACGATCATGGCCACTGTCGAATTCAAGGGCAAATCTTTCGACATCGACGAAGACGGTTTCCTTCAGAAGTTCGAGGACTGGAACCCCGAGTGGGTGGAGTACGTGAAGGAGTCCGAGGGCATCAAGGAGCTGACCGACGAGCACAACAAGGTCATCGAGTTCCTGCAGGACTACTACAAGAAGAACGGCATCGCCCCGATGGTGCGCATCCTCTCCAAGGTGACCGGCTTCAAGCTGAAGCACATCTACGAGCTGTTCCCCTCCGGCCCCGGCAAGGGCGCCTGCAAAATGGCCGGCCTGCCCAAGCCCACCGGCTGCGTGTAAGCCTCACGGCTCCAAGCGCGACCATTCAGGGCGGAAGCTTCGGCTTCCGCCCTTTCTTTTGCCCGCAAGCGGCCCGCCCGCCATTCCGGCACCCGTCCACCGCCGCCCGGCCCGCCCGGCGGTGGCGCCCCGCGCAGCGCAGGCCAAGTCCACCCGCCCGGACCGGGCCGGGCAGAGGGGCCTCCTCACGGGTGGCGCCGGCCTGCCATTCCCGTGCTGCGCCCCGGCCTGCCGTCTTTCTCCCCGGCCTGCCCCGCCTGCCGCGCCCCGCGCGTCCGGGAAGGCTCCCGGCTGGACCGGCAACGGATGACAGAGGCCCCCTGTCCACCCGGGCCCTGCCGTCCCCGCGCACCCGGCAACGGGCCCGGGCCCAAACCACAACGGATGCAGCGCCCCTGGAGTGGTGCCTGCTTGCCATTTCTGCGCGCTCCCCGGCCTGCCGTCTTTCTCCCTGGCCTGCCCGCCTGCCGCACCCCGCGCGCCCGGGAAATACCCGGTTGGACCGGCACAGGGCGGCACCCGCCGCCCAGGGCGCGCCACCGCCTGAAGCGGCACCCGCCACACCCCCCGCCTGTCGGCCCCGTGCCCGGCGCCGGGATTGCGGGCTGCCCCGGCCCGTCATCCATCCGCCCGCATCCTCCTCTTTCCTGTTGACAATGATTTTCATTTTCATTTATGACTGCTCCATCGCAGCACCCCCCGCCGCCACAGCGGCAAGGAGCACGTCATGCAGCAGAAAAACATCTGGGAACTCGAAGACTTCCAATGCCCGGTCATCGGCACCTGCCTGACCATGGGCGACCTGCGCACCGGGGCCCGGCAACTGGGCATGCGCTTCCACCCCGGGGCCAGCGATTTCGACATCCACTGCTGGTTCGTCAGCCAGGCCAAGTGCCCCGGCAAGGCCGCCCGCTGGCTCCAGAAACTGCTCAACAAGAAACACCGCCGCAGCCTGGCGCTGTTCCGCAAATGCACGGACGACGACGCCCTGCTGGCCCTGTGGCGCGAGCACTCGGGCGCGGGCGACATCCCCGGGCCCTTCTGGGCGGTGATGAGCCACCCCGGGGCCTCCCCGGGGCTGATCTCCGAAGTTTTCGGCGAGGTGCACATGCTCTCGCACCTGCTGGGCGCCGCCAACCGCGCGGACCTGCGCCGCCTGGACGAGCTGGAACGGCGCAACCAGCTCCTGGCCGAGGCCCTGGAGGAACGCAAGACCCGCCTGCGCGAGGCCGCCGCCGTCTGGAAGGCGCGCAACCGCAGGCTGGAGCGCGACCTGGAGGACGAACGCCGCCGCCGCGCCGAGGCCGAGGGTGAGCGCGTGAGCCTGCGCCAGGCCCTGGAAACCACCGCCGTGGCCGCCCTGCGCACCGAGCGCGACGCCCTGGCCGGGCACCTGGACGCCACCCGCCGCAGGCAGGACGAGGCCGAGCGCACCGTGCTGCGCCAGGCCGCGCAGATCGAGGACCTGCTGCGCGAGCTGCGCCAGGCCCGCGGCGCCCTGGCCGAGCGCGACAACACCATCGCCGCCCTGGAAAACGTGCTGGCCGCCCAGATGCCCGACGCCCTGCCCGGTCCGGACGCCTGCCCCCGGGGCTGCGACGGCGCCTGCGGCCAGGGCTGCGGCCTGGGCTGCGGCAAGCTGCGCGGCAAGTGCGTGCTCTACGTGGGCGGGCGCTGCAACCTCATGGCCCACTACAAGGCCCTGGCCAGCCGCTACGGCTGCGAACTGCTGCACCACGACGGCGGCCTGGAACAGTCGCCCGGGCACCTGCACCAGCTCCTGGCCCGGGCCGACGCCGTGGTCTGCCCCCTGGACTGCGTGAGCCACGAGGCCACCACCCTGGTCAAGCGCGCCTGCAAGGGCTTCATGAAACCGCTGCTGCTGGCTGGCTCCTCGGGCATCGGCGGCCTGGCGCGCTGCCTGGACGAGCTGGAGCGCGCGGTGCAATAACGGCGCCGGGGGGGCGCCGGGCCGCCTGCGGGCTTGACCGCGCCCGGCCTCCGGCTTATTCCCCCAGGCCATGGCACTGCTCGGCGCGACCAACCTGACCATGTCCTTCGGCGGCCCCCGCCTGCTGGACGGCGTGTCCTTCCAGATCGAGGAAGGCCAGCGGGTCTGCCTCGTGGGCCGCAACGGCGAGGGCAAGTCCACGCTGCTGCGGCTGCTCTCCGGCGACCTCGTGCCCGATGGCGGCGAAGTGGTCCGCTCGGCCGGGGTGGCCGTGGCCCGGCTGTCGCAGAAGGTGCCCGAGGCGCTCACCGGCCCGGTGTACGACGTGGTCACCGCCGGGCTGGGCGACATGGGCCGCGCCCTGGCCGCCTACCACCACGCCAGCCGCCAGGCCCGCGACGCCGATGGCCTGGCCCGCCTGGCCGAGATGGAGGCGGCCCTGGAACGCCAGGGCGGCTGGGAGGCCCTGCCCGCCATCGACGCCGTCATCGCCCGCCTGAGCCTGGACCCCGCCGCGCCCTTCGAGACCCTTTCGGGCGGGCTCAAGCGCCGGGCCCTGCTGGCCCGGGCCCTGGTGGGCAGCCCCGACGTGCTGCTGCTGGACGAACCCACCAACCATCTGGACATCGACTCCATCGCCTGGCTGGAGGAGTACCTGCCGCGCCATGTGCGCACCCTGGTCTTCATCACCCACGACCGGGCCTTTCTGCGCCGCGTGGCCACGCGCATCCTCGAACTGGACCGCGGCCGCCTCACGGACTGGCAGTGCGGCTACGACACCTACCTGGAGCGCAAGCAGGCCCTGCTGGACGCCGAGGCCCGCCACAACGCCGAGTTCGACAAGAAGCTGGCCCGCGAGGAGGCCTGGATCCGCCAGGGCATCAAGGCCCGGCGCACGCGCAACGAGGGCCGCGTGCGCGCGCTCATGACCCTGCGCGAAGAGCGCCGCGCCCGGCGCGAGCGCGTGGGCCGCGCGGCCATGGCCATCCAGGAGGCCCAGCGCTCGGGGCGCGTAGTTGCCGAGGCCAAGGACGTGGCCTTTACCTGGGGCCACGACGCGCCCGTGTTCCAGGGCCTGTGCACGACCATCCTGCGCGGCGACCGCGTGGGGTTCATTGGCCCCAACGGCGCGGGCAAGACCACCCTGCTCCAGGTGCTGCTGGGCCGCCTGGCGCCGACCTCCGGCCAGGTGCGCCTGGGCACCGGCCTGGAAATCGCCTACTTCGACCAGCACCGCGAGGAGCTGGACCCCCAGGCCACCGTGCGCCACGCCGTGGCGGGCGGCAGCGACACCGTGACCGTGGGCGGGCGCGACCGCCACGTCAT
This window encodes:
- the dksA gene encoding RNA polymerase-binding protein DksA — encoded protein: MDAKDIEFFRKYLNQMLDEILRKGEETIEDMVESPEVYADPADRATAESDRSFTLRLRDRERKLIKKIQQTLHRIDDGSFGICEECGEDISVERLKARPVTTLCINCKSRQEEEEQVRGE
- a CDS encoding Rossmann-like domain-containing protein yields the protein MDEDTAIRRRDQGAATQAALLRAVLDAALAEPDRPVLRAALGAAMAGVELGGPGAPRAGVASRIDADPGAGAPRVPESAHALAAWLATPPPLTPGAASLGLAAVNALLPVPPGATPGKGQDLLLALGRGARVVVVGHFPFVERLGGAFAALAVLELAPRPGDLPAARAAEVLPGADVVAITGTTLHNGTLGGLLALCRPGARVVLLGPSAPLAPALLGLGIDALAGAVARDPRAVLDGVARSLPMRRLEGMDAVVLARENFFGLSS
- a CDS encoding class I SAM-dependent methyltransferase → MQTTEPISLDAPLDELLDYAGRRFQVAFEPVSAAGRTLEVLQITNMTEYVERIAEAAAPGQGVELPFWAKVWPASMVLAHLAASLPAPPDAELLEIGAGVGVCGLFAAAAGLRVTITDINHDALVFARINVLHNGLADRTRVQRADFSADRLGRRFDIIVGAEVLYIEALHRGLVKFLAAHLHPRPGAQALLARSYERRAMRFFKLAEEDFTMSNKTVGCKATDGDGDPERHLCDIVRLVPRKVVPR
- a CDS encoding YcaO-like family protein; this encodes MITLTHCEKTYDKDQDKAVAPEVTVARVREALGRHGDAILAETRRIDTGRLGIPVFLSVTGAGARRVMPTRKQMGKGASPIQAEASALMELAERFSYFTFWDRREGFTQATWSEAQALWPGRVMPLAEVLRATGDDLDEADAIRVLDLHRWAFFPATNISAGREEYVPLDLFKKLNEFNGSSAGNTPEESIFQGAAELVERHVCAVTDRARPEMPTIDPASCTDPVLAGLVERFTANGIRLWLKDMTLGMPVPTVAALAYDPATFPATSEIVYTAGTASSPEKAAIRALTEIAQLAGDFETGANYEASGLPKYTEPGQFAWLTRGPLVPLSSLPSVAERDILRELKALTRGLDCLGFTLYSVPTTCAELGQPAHYNFVPGFQFRERTPRASLGMFVGRVLAEEAPHAEAAAGLDALERIYPGAHFLPLHRALLTLRGGDAEAAAPLFARAEPLQDNDEDRALAAFYQAYALTRGGGFVDALPHLDRAVALCPEVKEYFNLRGVARFKAKDFEGAAQDFRAALNLDSGSAMDLANLGLCLKFLGQRQEAIHCLGSALELDPSLDFARTHLEEILGA
- a CDS encoding PhoH family protein, translated to MAKASCHERSLEFEDCDLARELFGAQEANLAAVARGCGVGVSSRGNRVHLHGTEDGVNRAANLLVQLYAQVKAGRPVFPRDVDLALGVLEREPSAQLGEVFSSEVFAASPKRRVSPKTLGQRDYMQAIRENDLTFGIGPAGTGKTYLAVALAVSCLLGREVKRIVLTRPAVEAGEKLGFLPGDMVEKVNPYLRPLYDALHDMLDFAKVQEMLETGVIEIAPLAFMRGRTLNDAFIILDEAQNTTPEQMKMFLTRLGFGSRAVVTGDVTQIDLPGKSASGLVQAAKALAGVEGIAFITFGEKDVIRHPLVGRIVQAYERFEEADPKKA
- a CDS encoding NFACT RNA binding domain-containing protein, with the translated sequence MEANLFRCLAAALGPTLVGRRLEKLHSPAPGVWTLTLQAAGGAPYVLLRTGGAAGLLLACTHKPENPAEPSARCMWLRKRLTGRRLTAWTMDWPARLLALELSPGPGRWLVLGPGGEPDLADVLPPGFGVEPSWPDAAQVRDDREVWRAHPQITRDLRRLLAASPPGRDQAVLDAVRRGGCARFFAYLPQADDAAGGGGAAGAARPRLLAWRLPPQLRAGLAEHGFDDVLDAAGFFGQATLFPHLTALAEAAAHKRQDAALARARRALGALEADRARLEGLVARGAEAEALRAVLYQFDKHDKRPYLDAPQADGGTRRIALDRRLTLLENMERLFRLAAKGRRGLEFLTGREGQLRAELAAAERGELPPERRGGDDAPRKAERHAVRRPAGAVPGVARFRTSDGFVVLRGKSARANHDLRKLASPFDLWFHAAHGPGAHVILRREFPDQPVPETSLAEAAGLAALRSHAAGARAEVLCAQVRHVRAVSGGGPGKVTVDRLERTLAVDPDPDLEARLAEDGP
- a CDS encoding DUF2325 domain-containing protein, with translation MQQKNIWELEDFQCPVIGTCLTMGDLRTGARQLGMRFHPGASDFDIHCWFVSQAKCPGKAARWLQKLLNKKHRRSLALFRKCTDDDALLALWREHSGAGDIPGPFWAVMSHPGASPGLISEVFGEVHMLSHLLGAANRADLRRLDELERRNQLLAEALEERKTRLREAAAVWKARNRRLERDLEDERRRRAEAEGERVSLRQALETTAVAALRTERDALAGHLDATRRRQDEAERTVLRQAAQIEDLLRELRQARGALAERDNTIAALENVLAAQMPDALPGPDACPRGCDGACGQGCGLGCGKLRGKCVLYVGGRCNLMAHYKALASRYGCELLHHDGGLEQSPGHLHQLLARADAVVCPLDCVSHEATTLVKRACKGFMKPLLLAGSSGIGGLARCLDELERAVQ
- a CDS encoding TusE/DsrC/DsvC family sulfur relay protein, with the protein product MATVEFKGKSFDIDEDGFLQKFEDWNPEWVEYVKESEGIKELTDEHNKVIEFLQDYYKKNGIAPMVRILSKVTGFKLKHIYELFPSGPGKGACKMAGLPKPTGCV